The following are encoded in a window of Microbacterium sp. LWO13-1.2 genomic DNA:
- a CDS encoding SGNH/GDSL hydrolase family protein — protein sequence MTDQDSTRTSPLDNETVHPWRRFVAVGDSFTEGIGDPDPAAPGGHRGWADRVAAVLAQQVDDFAYANLAVRGKLIAQIVADQIEPAVSLRPDLVSICAGGNDVIRPGTDPDAIAAQLEDAVARLASTGASVLLFTGIDTGFTPVFRPFRGKVAIYNENVRAIADRHDCIIADQWALKVVQDLRFFDDDRLHYNALGHHEVARMALRALNVPNDLSAMQPEAIPMRTWREARSEDLGWAREHLVPWVLRRIRHQSSGDNIGAKRPDPAPVVWPQADYTSDPPSE from the coding sequence ATGACCGACCAGGATTCGACTCGGACCTCACCCCTCGACAACGAGACGGTCCACCCGTGGCGACGTTTCGTCGCCGTCGGGGATTCATTCACCGAGGGAATCGGTGACCCCGATCCCGCTGCCCCTGGCGGACACCGCGGTTGGGCCGACCGCGTCGCCGCGGTTCTTGCTCAGCAGGTCGATGACTTCGCCTACGCGAATCTCGCGGTGCGCGGGAAGCTGATAGCTCAGATCGTCGCGGACCAGATCGAGCCCGCCGTCTCGCTGCGCCCGGACCTCGTGTCGATCTGTGCGGGCGGGAACGACGTCATCCGGCCCGGCACCGATCCGGACGCCATCGCCGCCCAACTCGAGGATGCGGTCGCCCGCCTCGCCTCGACCGGCGCATCCGTGCTCTTGTTCACCGGCATCGATACGGGGTTCACGCCGGTGTTCCGTCCGTTCCGAGGAAAAGTCGCGATCTACAACGAGAACGTGCGCGCGATCGCCGATCGGCACGACTGCATCATCGCCGATCAGTGGGCGCTCAAGGTCGTGCAGGATCTGCGTTTCTTCGACGACGACCGCCTGCACTACAACGCACTCGGCCACCACGAAGTGGCGCGGATGGCGCTGCGCGCCCTGAACGTCCCGAACGACCTCTCCGCCATGCAGCCGGAAGCCATCCCGATGCGCACCTGGCGCGAGGCCCGCTCCGAAGACCTCGGCTGGGCACGCGAGCACCTGGTGCCGTGGGTGCTCCGGCGCATTCGTCACCAGTCATCTGGGGACAACATCGGGGCCAAGCGACCCGATCCCGCGCCGGTCGTCTGGCCGCAGGCCGACTACACGTCAGACCCGCCGAGCGAGTGA
- a CDS encoding RNA methyltransferase, protein MELVHVDTADDPRLDDYRSLTEVALRRVVEPAGGLYIAESAKVIARACAAGHRPRSVMVQQRRVDEIRTILDGAPVPVYVVPDDVAESVTGFAVHRGAIASMHRPVLPSVSDVVKDASLVLILDDLADHTNVGAAFRAAAGLGADAVLVSPRCSDPLYRRSVRVSMGTVFQVPWTRLGEWDAAAEELHAAGFELAALALSDDAVTLDAYAADRPPRVALVMGSEGHGLSERALEVADAVVTIPMRGGVDSLNVASAAAVALWSLSR, encoded by the coding sequence ATGGAACTCGTGCACGTCGACACCGCGGACGACCCGCGCCTGGACGACTATCGATCGCTGACCGAGGTCGCTCTGCGCCGCGTTGTGGAGCCCGCGGGCGGCCTGTACATCGCGGAATCAGCGAAAGTCATCGCCCGCGCGTGCGCCGCGGGGCATCGTCCCCGGTCGGTCATGGTGCAGCAGCGTCGAGTCGACGAGATCCGGACGATCCTTGATGGCGCGCCGGTTCCGGTCTACGTGGTTCCGGACGACGTGGCGGAGAGCGTCACCGGGTTCGCCGTGCATCGAGGCGCGATCGCTTCGATGCACCGGCCCGTGCTCCCGTCTGTCTCCGATGTCGTGAAAGACGCCTCCCTGGTTCTGATCCTGGACGACCTCGCGGATCACACGAATGTCGGCGCCGCCTTCCGTGCGGCCGCGGGGCTCGGAGCGGATGCCGTGCTCGTGTCTCCGCGGTGCAGCGATCCGCTGTACCGGCGAAGCGTACGAGTGAGCATGGGCACGGTGTTCCAGGTGCCGTGGACACGGCTCGGAGAATGGGATGCCGCGGCGGAGGAACTGCATGCAGCGGGTTTCGAGCTCGCGGCCCTCGCGCTGAGCGATGACGCGGTGACGCTTGACGCGTATGCGGCGGATCGCCCGCCCCGGGTGGCGCTGGTGATGGGGTCCGAAGGCCACGGTCTTTCGGAGCGCGCGCTGGAGGTCGCGGATGCGGTCGTCACGATCCCGATGCGTGGGGGAGTGGATTCCCTCAACGTCGCTTCAGCGGCGGCGGTGGCGTTGTGGTCGCTGTCGCGCTGA
- a CDS encoding Sir2 family NAD-dependent protein deacetylase gives MTDEELQARLVESADLLRGHRIALLTGAGISTDSGIPAYRGEGARPGSDPMTIQTYLGDEAARRRYWVGGHLGWRAFANAAPNAGHVALAEMESSGVVSGVITQNVDGLHLRAGSSHVIEVHGTMRRVFCLHCGQVFDRRDVAVQIEERNPWIAVPENVALAPDGDVLPETTAGFVIPTCTVCDGMLKPDVVFFGEYVPPDRFRAAESLLRASSALIVAGSSLVVNSGVRLIERARRRSIPLIIVNREPTRADPWANVTIAAGTSDVLPALQELLK, from the coding sequence ATGACAGACGAAGAGCTTCAGGCTCGCCTCGTCGAATCCGCTGATCTGCTCCGCGGGCACCGGATCGCACTCCTCACCGGAGCGGGCATCTCGACGGATTCCGGCATTCCCGCCTATCGTGGCGAGGGCGCACGTCCCGGCAGCGATCCCATGACGATCCAGACCTACCTGGGCGATGAGGCTGCTCGCCGCCGGTACTGGGTCGGTGGGCATCTCGGCTGGCGCGCGTTCGCGAATGCGGCACCGAACGCCGGCCATGTCGCGCTCGCCGAGATGGAGTCATCCGGCGTCGTCAGCGGCGTGATCACGCAGAACGTCGACGGACTGCACCTGCGCGCCGGGAGCTCGCACGTCATCGAGGTGCATGGGACGATGCGCCGTGTCTTCTGTCTGCACTGCGGTCAGGTCTTCGACCGTCGTGACGTCGCTGTGCAGATCGAAGAACGCAACCCTTGGATCGCGGTGCCCGAGAACGTGGCGCTCGCCCCGGACGGCGATGTCCTGCCGGAGACGACCGCGGGCTTCGTCATCCCGACGTGCACGGTGTGCGACGGGATGCTCAAACCGGACGTCGTCTTCTTCGGCGAGTATGTACCGCCGGACCGGTTCCGCGCCGCCGAGTCGCTGCTGCGCGCCAGCAGCGCCCTGATCGTGGCCGGCTCCTCGCTCGTCGTCAACTCGGGCGTGCGTCTCATCGAACGCGCTCGCCGCCGCAGCATTCCGCTGATCATCGTCAACCGAGAGCCGACTCGCGCGGACCCGTGGGCGAATGTCACCATCGCCGCGGGCACCAGCGATGTGCTCCCTGCCCTCCAGGAGCTGTTGAAGTGA
- a CDS encoding histidine phosphatase family protein: protein MTLLTLVRHGQTDWNLDRRIQGTTDIALNDTGRADARTAAALLADGTHHTIYASPLVRAHETAQIIASELGLDTPLLVPDMREREFGAGEGMLVTDYIQTYGDWLSDVPGAESLAQVCDRSMSALHRIARDARRRSAPLAESVIVVTHGGVIRSLIDHVSGGTLPRDGEPLRNGSVHRFEASPGSLRLLEHAVL, encoded by the coding sequence GTGACCCTGCTCACGCTCGTCCGCCACGGTCAGACCGATTGGAACCTCGACCGCCGTATCCAGGGCACCACGGACATCGCTCTGAACGACACCGGACGCGCCGATGCACGCACGGCGGCCGCGCTCCTCGCCGATGGAACGCACCACACGATCTATGCCAGTCCTCTGGTGCGCGCACACGAGACCGCGCAGATCATCGCTTCGGAGCTCGGCCTCGACACGCCGCTGCTCGTTCCCGACATGCGGGAGCGGGAGTTCGGTGCGGGCGAGGGGATGCTGGTCACCGACTACATCCAGACCTACGGCGATTGGCTCTCCGACGTGCCTGGTGCGGAGTCGCTCGCCCAGGTTTGCGATCGCTCCATGTCGGCGCTTCATCGGATCGCCAGGGACGCGCGTCGCCGCTCGGCGCCCCTCGCCGAGTCCGTCATCGTCGTGACCCACGGCGGCGTGATCCGTTCGCTGATCGACCATGTCTCGGGCGGCACTCTGCCTCGGGACGGCGAACCGCTCCGCAACGGCTCAGTGCACCGATTCGAGGCGTCCCCCGGATCGCTGCGCCTGCTCGAGCACGCCGTCCTCTGA
- a CDS encoding dihydrolipoamide acetyltransferase family protein: protein MIAEFRLPDLGEGLTEAEVVQWLVAPGDAVALNQTLAEVETAKAVVELPSPYAGTVSALHAEAGETVAVGAPLIEFDVVGEEPSTTDAPAQDKPQEKAQPNLVGYGAAPSSSGRPARRTRRASAVSVSADTAVLEAAPHDASPRATTEQVLERPRSTPPVRAHAKRLGIDLVLVAAEVGDRVITRRDVDVYAERVGAATAVETPAAEAIGFAAPRSVGSFADAERETRIPIRGVRKHTAAAMVQSAFTAPHVTVFHTVDVTATMDLLASLREDRSLSGHRIGPLAIIAKAVCLALGRTPGLNSSWDEAAAEIVQHHFVDLGIAAATERGLIVPNIRDAERLTLVELADALRSLAETARAGKTSPAELAGGTFSISNIGVFGVDAGTPILPPGQSGILAVGAVRRQPWEYRGEIALRQMMTLSLSFDHRLVDGAEGARFLKDVADILEEPGRAMLLS, encoded by the coding sequence ATGATCGCCGAGTTCCGACTTCCCGACCTCGGTGAAGGACTCACCGAGGCCGAGGTCGTGCAGTGGCTGGTCGCACCCGGCGACGCCGTCGCCTTGAACCAGACGCTCGCCGAGGTGGAGACGGCGAAGGCCGTGGTCGAGCTTCCGTCGCCCTATGCGGGAACGGTGTCTGCGCTGCATGCGGAGGCGGGGGAGACCGTCGCCGTTGGCGCTCCGCTGATCGAATTCGATGTGGTCGGTGAGGAGCCGTCAACGACGGATGCGCCTGCCCAGGACAAACCGCAGGAGAAGGCGCAGCCGAACCTCGTCGGTTACGGTGCAGCACCGTCGTCTTCCGGTCGCCCCGCTCGTCGAACCCGCCGCGCTTCGGCGGTGTCCGTCTCGGCCGACACCGCAGTGCTCGAAGCAGCCCCGCACGACGCCAGTCCCCGAGCGACCACGGAGCAGGTCCTCGAGCGCCCGCGCTCCACGCCCCCCGTGCGCGCTCACGCGAAGCGTCTGGGCATCGATCTCGTCCTGGTGGCTGCGGAGGTCGGCGATCGGGTGATCACCCGCCGCGACGTCGATGTCTACGCTGAGCGGGTCGGCGCTGCAACGGCCGTCGAAACTCCCGCTGCCGAAGCGATCGGGTTCGCGGCACCGCGGTCGGTCGGATCCTTCGCCGACGCGGAGCGAGAGACGCGGATCCCGATCCGCGGGGTTCGTAAGCACACGGCCGCGGCCATGGTGCAGAGCGCCTTCACCGCGCCGCACGTGACGGTCTTCCACACGGTCGACGTCACGGCGACGATGGATCTGCTCGCGTCACTGCGCGAGGACCGCTCGCTCTCCGGTCATCGGATCGGCCCTCTCGCGATTATCGCGAAGGCCGTGTGCCTCGCGTTGGGGCGCACCCCGGGCTTGAACTCGAGTTGGGACGAAGCTGCGGCAGAGATCGTGCAGCACCACTTCGTCGACCTCGGCATCGCCGCAGCGACGGAGCGAGGGCTCATCGTCCCGAACATCCGAGACGCGGAACGGCTCACACTCGTCGAACTCGCCGATGCGTTGCGCTCCCTCGCGGAGACCGCGCGCGCCGGGAAGACGTCACCGGCGGAACTCGCCGGCGGGACCTTCTCGATCTCGAACATCGGCGTCTTCGGCGTCGATGCGGGCACTCCGATCCTGCCGCCGGGACAGTCCGGAATCCTCGCGGTCGGCGCGGTCCGCCGACAGCCGTGGGAGTACCGCGGCGAGATCGCGCTGCGTCAGATGATGACGCTGAGCCTCTCCTTCGATCACCGTCTCGTGGACGGCGCGGAAGGGGCGCGATTCCTCAAGGATGTCGCCGACATCCTGGAGGAACCGGGGCGGGCGATGCTGCTCAGCTGA
- a CDS encoding alpha-ketoacid dehydrogenase subunit beta codes for MTELTLGKALGAGLRQAMRDDDKVVLLGEDIGKLGGVFRITDGLLDEFGAKRVIDTPLAESGIVGTAVGLAFRGYRPVVEIQFDGFVYPAFDQIVAQVAKLHYRTQGRVRMPITIRIPWAGGIGAAEHHSESPEAYFVHTAGLRVIAVSNPEDAYRSLRQAIASDDPVIFFEPKRLYHHKGEVDLDAPLADAPPMGLARVVREGTDATLITYGAMVSTALQAAEAAEDDGISIEVIDLRSLSPIDYDSVAASVRKTGRVVVAHEASREAGVAAEVIASITERCFEYLESAPLRVTGHDIPYPPAKLEKYHLPDLDRLLDAVDRVLDRPNSLTGAEA; via the coding sequence ATGACCGAGCTCACTCTGGGCAAGGCCCTCGGGGCCGGCCTGCGTCAGGCCATGCGCGACGACGACAAGGTCGTGCTCCTCGGCGAGGACATCGGCAAGCTGGGCGGCGTGTTCCGCATCACCGACGGTCTGCTCGACGAGTTCGGCGCGAAGCGCGTCATCGACACTCCACTGGCTGAGTCCGGCATCGTCGGCACCGCCGTCGGTCTGGCGTTCCGCGGGTATCGCCCGGTCGTCGAGATCCAGTTCGACGGATTCGTCTATCCGGCGTTCGACCAGATCGTCGCTCAGGTCGCCAAGCTGCACTATCGCACGCAGGGCCGCGTGCGGATGCCGATCACCATCCGCATTCCCTGGGCGGGCGGCATCGGGGCGGCCGAGCACCACTCGGAGTCGCCGGAGGCATACTTCGTGCACACGGCCGGGCTTCGCGTGATCGCCGTGTCCAACCCGGAGGACGCCTATCGCAGCCTCCGCCAGGCGATCGCCTCCGACGACCCGGTGATCTTCTTCGAGCCCAAGCGGCTCTATCACCACAAGGGGGAGGTCGACCTCGATGCCCCGCTCGCGGACGCACCTCCGATGGGCCTCGCCCGTGTGGTGCGTGAAGGCACGGATGCCACGCTCATCACCTACGGCGCCATGGTCTCCACCGCGCTGCAGGCGGCCGAGGCGGCCGAGGACGACGGCATCTCGATCGAGGTCATCGACCTGCGCTCTCTGTCGCCGATCGACTACGACTCCGTCGCTGCATCCGTGCGCAAGACCGGGCGTGTCGTCGTCGCTCACGAGGCATCGCGAGAAGCAGGAGTCGCCGCCGAAGTGATCGCCAGCATCACCGAGCGCTGCTTCGAGTACCTGGAATCCGCACCCCTCAGGGTCACCGGCCACGACATCCCGTACCCGCCGGCCAAGCTGGAGAAGTACCACCTCCCGGATCTCGACCGGCTCCTCGATGCCGTCGACCGGGTTCTGGACCGTCCGAACAGCCTGACGGGGGCCGAAGCATGA
- the pdhA gene encoding pyruvate dehydrogenase (acetyl-transferring) E1 component subunit alpha: protein MSPQITPIADTAQDLELTERILTPDGTRISNPQLDAYVADVDAEQLRALHRDMIILRRIDAEGVALQRQGQLGLWAPCQGQEATQIGTARAIAPQDYIFPSYRETGVIYARGAAPGDYVRMWRGEEGAGHDPSGLRVAPLQIIIGAQTLHAVGYALGIKHDGADEVAVTYFGDGATSQGDVNEAMIFASSYQAPVVFVCQNNHWAISEPVALQSQYPIAGRAPGFGIPSLRVDGNDVLACMAAMRWALAHARAGKGPAYIEAVTYRMGPHTTADDPTRYRESAELDQWRQRDPIARLEAHLRAAGELSDEHLAETQAAADDVARDMRAACLGMTTRPPLAVFDGVYAEPHTGLERQRGEYAAYLATFDGEV, encoded by the coding sequence ATGTCACCGCAGATCACGCCGATCGCCGACACCGCACAGGATCTGGAGCTCACTGAGCGCATCCTGACACCGGACGGCACTCGCATCTCGAACCCCCAGCTGGATGCATACGTCGCCGACGTCGATGCAGAACAGCTGCGGGCACTGCACCGAGACATGATCATTCTTCGCCGCATCGACGCCGAGGGCGTCGCCCTGCAGCGCCAGGGGCAGCTCGGGCTCTGGGCGCCGTGCCAGGGTCAGGAGGCGACTCAGATCGGTACTGCCCGCGCGATCGCTCCGCAGGACTACATCTTCCCGAGTTACCGGGAGACCGGCGTGATCTACGCACGCGGTGCGGCCCCCGGCGACTACGTCCGGATGTGGCGTGGTGAGGAAGGCGCCGGCCACGACCCGTCTGGTCTGCGCGTCGCACCGTTGCAGATCATCATCGGCGCGCAGACCCTGCACGCGGTCGGCTACGCGCTCGGCATCAAGCACGACGGCGCCGACGAGGTCGCAGTGACGTACTTCGGCGACGGAGCCACCAGCCAGGGTGACGTGAACGAGGCGATGATCTTCGCCTCGTCGTACCAGGCTCCTGTCGTCTTCGTCTGCCAGAACAACCACTGGGCGATTTCCGAGCCGGTCGCGCTGCAGTCCCAGTATCCGATCGCCGGCCGAGCGCCGGGATTCGGAATCCCGAGCCTCCGTGTCGACGGCAACGATGTCCTGGCGTGCATGGCGGCGATGCGCTGGGCGCTCGCTCACGCCCGCGCCGGCAAGGGCCCTGCCTACATCGAAGCGGTTACCTACCGCATGGGCCCGCACACCACGGCGGACGACCCGACCCGCTACCGGGAGAGCGCCGAGCTGGATCAGTGGCGCCAGCGCGACCCGATCGCGCGCCTCGAGGCGCATCTGCGCGCAGCAGGTGAGCTCAGCGATGAGCATCTCGCCGAGACTCAGGCCGCGGCCGACGACGTGGCGCGGGACATGCGTGCGGCTTGCCTCGGCATGACGACGCGCCCGCCGCTCGCGGTGTTCGACGGCGTCTACGCCGAACCGCACACCGGGCTCGAGCGTCAGCGCGGCGAGTACGCCGCCTACCTCGCGACGTTCGACGGGGAGGTGTGA
- a CDS encoding Lrp/AsnC family transcriptional regulator, which produces MPGLDRIDLELLAALADDPRITIVALAESLGLSRNTIQARMARLEQSGIFLSYERSFSTDVLGFPLQAFVSIGVRQTELPRIISELARIPEVVQAHGLSGSIDLLARVACRDARHLFDTDARILSIEGVERTETSLAMGEVIPFRVAGLIGLARREP; this is translated from the coding sequence ATGCCCGGACTAGACCGCATCGACCTCGAGCTGCTCGCCGCGCTCGCCGACGATCCACGGATCACGATCGTCGCCCTCGCCGAGAGTCTCGGCCTCTCTCGAAACACCATCCAGGCACGAATGGCGCGGCTGGAGCAGAGCGGGATATTCCTCTCCTACGAGCGCTCGTTCTCCACCGACGTGCTCGGCTTCCCGCTGCAGGCCTTCGTCAGCATCGGCGTGCGTCAGACCGAGCTCCCCCGCATCATCAGCGAGCTCGCGCGCATCCCCGAGGTCGTGCAGGCGCACGGCCTCAGCGGCTCGATCGACCTGCTGGCCCGAGTGGCGTGCCGCGACGCGCGGCACCTGTTCGACACCGACGCGCGCATCCTCTCGATCGAAGGCGTGGAGCGCACCGAGACGTCCCTCGCGATGGGCGAGGTCATCCCGTTCCGGGTCGCCGGACTCATCGGCCTCGCTCGACGGGAACCTTGA
- a CDS encoding alpha/beta hydrolase produces the protein MTVPSPYADRLNRLPVQRLEATVRGGTTAYWVYGPADAETTVIAVHGFRGEHHGLEPVLAYLPEIRVIAPDLPGFGETGPIPGRTHDLDEYAAWLTEFAAQVAPGAIILGHSFGSIVTSAAVAGGLETPRLILLNPIGAPALEGPKGLMTRLAVLYYDLGAWLPARLGTALLRNRLIVRVMSVSMAKTKDAALRRFIHDQHDTYFSRFADRDVLRDAFVASVSHDVRGFATAISVPTLLVAAQQDDITPIEAERTLATLFDDASLVEIADVGHLIHYETPAEAAGAIRRFLKVPVERGR, from the coding sequence ATGACTGTGCCCTCGCCGTACGCCGACCGTCTGAACCGACTTCCGGTGCAGCGGCTCGAAGCGACGGTACGCGGGGGCACCACGGCGTACTGGGTGTACGGCCCCGCCGACGCCGAGACCACGGTGATCGCCGTGCATGGCTTCCGCGGTGAGCATCACGGGCTCGAACCAGTGCTCGCCTACCTTCCAGAGATCCGCGTGATCGCCCCGGATCTTCCTGGTTTCGGGGAGACCGGCCCGATCCCGGGGCGCACGCACGATCTCGACGAATACGCGGCGTGGCTGACTGAGTTCGCCGCTCAGGTCGCGCCCGGCGCGATCATCCTCGGTCACTCCTTCGGGTCGATCGTCACGTCTGCTGCGGTCGCCGGCGGGCTGGAGACGCCCCGGTTGATTCTGCTGAACCCGATCGGAGCGCCGGCGCTGGAAGGACCCAAGGGCCTGATGACGAGGCTTGCCGTGCTCTACTACGATCTCGGCGCCTGGCTCCCTGCCCGCCTCGGTACCGCGCTGCTGCGCAATCGTCTGATCGTCCGGGTGATGAGCGTATCGATGGCGAAGACGAAGGATGCTGCGCTCCGACGTTTCATCCATGATCAGCACGACACGTACTTCTCCCGGTTCGCCGACCGCGACGTGCTGCGCGACGCATTCGTCGCGAGCGTCTCGCATGATGTGCGGGGGTTCGCGACGGCGATCTCGGTGCCGACCCTGCTCGTCGCCGCTCAGCAGGATGACATCACGCCCATCGAGGCCGAGCGCACGCTGGCGACCCTGTTCGACGACGCCTCACTCGTGGAGATCGCCGACGTCGGGCATCTCATCCACTATGAGACGCCGGCAGAGGCGGCCGGCGCGATCCGGCGTTTCCTCAAGGTTCCCGTCGAGCGAGGCCGATGA
- a CDS encoding 3'-5' exonuclease — MTPASPLPPWLTRVGVFDLETTGVDVTADRIVTAYVGVLDAKGHEIAARSWMADPGIPIPDGAAAIHGVTTEHARREGRPARDVVAEITAALRALLAQGVPIVAYNASYDFSLLTHEALRHGVAPLVDPTPIIDPLVIDKAFDRYRRGKRTLEVVAAHYAVPLDSAHEASADAIAAGRVAQALGRQFEMPDTPHELHTRQIGWARSQAASLTEYFVSIGRLDPESALDGAWPIRG; from the coding sequence ATGACCCCCGCGTCCCCTCTCCCGCCCTGGCTCACCCGCGTCGGCGTCTTCGACTTGGAGACCACGGGAGTCGACGTCACAGCGGATCGCATCGTCACCGCCTACGTCGGCGTGCTGGATGCGAAGGGCCATGAGATCGCGGCCCGATCGTGGATGGCCGACCCCGGTATTCCGATTCCGGATGGCGCCGCTGCGATCCACGGTGTGACGACAGAGCACGCGAGGCGCGAGGGGCGCCCCGCCCGCGACGTCGTCGCCGAGATCACTGCAGCCCTGCGTGCGCTCTTGGCACAGGGCGTTCCGATCGTCGCGTACAACGCCTCGTATGATTTCTCCCTGCTGACGCATGAGGCGCTCCGCCACGGCGTTGCCCCGCTGGTGGATCCAACGCCGATCATCGATCCGCTCGTGATCGACAAGGCTTTTGACCGATACCGACGCGGCAAGCGAACGCTCGAAGTCGTCGCGGCCCATTACGCGGTGCCCTTGGACAGCGCCCATGAGGCGTCCGCAGACGCCATCGCTGCCGGGCGCGTCGCTCAGGCGCTCGGCCGACAGTTCGAGATGCCGGACACGCCGCACGAACTGCACACCCGCCAGATCGGTTGGGCGCGGTCGCAGGCGGCAAGCCTGACCGAGTACTTCGTCAGCATCGGCCGCCTTGACCCGGAGAGCGCACTGGACGGCGCCTGGCCGATCCGCGGTTAG
- a CDS encoding DUF6458 family protein, producing the protein MSIGTGVVLFVIGAILVFAVNVEVEYVDLDMIGYILMGAGVVVFIVGIVLLARRRRSEAVTHTSVDPATGQPTSRRTVTSTNDDVV; encoded by the coding sequence ATGAGCATTGGCACCGGAGTAGTACTCTTCGTGATCGGCGCGATCCTCGTGTTCGCCGTCAACGTGGAGGTCGAGTACGTCGATCTCGACATGATCGGGTACATCCTCATGGGAGCGGGCGTCGTCGTCTTCATCGTCGGAATCGTGCTGCTCGCTCGCCGTCGTCGTTCTGAAGCGGTGACGCACACCAGCGTCGATCCTGCGACGGGACAGCCGACATCACGCCGCACGGTCACATCCACCAACGACGACGTCGTCTGA
- a CDS encoding gamma carbonic anhydrase family protein: protein MSIAPGASVLALPGRTPSIADATFVAEGARIVGDVSLAAGVSVWYNAVLRGDSAGIVIGAGSNVQDNVSVHVDAGHPVVIGEKVSIGHNAVVHGCTIGDGSLIGMGAVVLSGAVIGAGCLIAGGAVVLGGTEIPDGSLVAGVPAKVRRVLSDEERAGLLANADIYLSHLQTHSAAVPV, encoded by the coding sequence ATGAGCATCGCACCAGGAGCATCCGTTCTCGCCCTGCCGGGCCGCACTCCGTCGATCGCCGACGCGACCTTCGTCGCCGAGGGTGCGCGCATCGTCGGCGACGTTTCACTCGCGGCCGGCGTGAGCGTCTGGTACAACGCCGTTCTGCGTGGCGATTCAGCCGGAATCGTGATCGGTGCGGGCAGCAACGTGCAGGACAACGTCTCGGTGCACGTCGACGCCGGTCACCCCGTCGTGATCGGCGAAAAGGTCTCGATCGGCCACAACGCTGTGGTGCACGGATGCACGATCGGAGACGGTTCTCTGATCGGGATGGGAGCGGTCGTGCTCAGCGGCGCGGTGATCGGCGCCGGATGCCTCATCGCCGGTGGCGCTGTCGTGCTCGGTGGTACCGAGATTCCGGACGGTTCGTTGGTGGCCGGTGTACCGGCGAAGGTGCGACGCGTCCTCAGCGACGAGGAGCGAGCCGGGCTCCTCGCCAACGCCGACATCTATCTCTCGCATCTGCAGACGCACAGCGCGGCCGTTCCGGTTTGA
- a CDS encoding DNA starvation/stationary phase protection protein: protein MSKAQTVSTTASDPTVAAATAQFLSPVVLGLEALTVNGKQAHWHVRGANFVGVHELLDTIVAHAGDFADTAAERIVALGLPIDARLSTVAEKAGTTSVPAGFTQSDELVRAVISDIDAILVDVKAAIDGLDEVDLTSQDVAIEIMRGLEKDRWFLVSHIAA, encoded by the coding sequence ATGAGCAAGGCACAGACTGTTTCCACCACCGCCAGCGACCCGACCGTGGCAGCTGCCACGGCCCAGTTCCTCTCGCCCGTGGTGCTGGGTCTCGAAGCCCTCACCGTGAACGGCAAGCAGGCGCACTGGCACGTCCGCGGCGCCAACTTCGTCGGCGTGCACGAGCTGCTCGACACCATCGTCGCCCACGCCGGCGACTTCGCCGACACCGCCGCGGAGCGCATCGTCGCTCTCGGCCTCCCGATCGACGCTCGACTGAGCACGGTCGCCGAGAAGGCCGGCACGACCTCGGTCCCCGCCGGCTTCACCCAGTCCGACGAGCTGGTCCGCGCCGTGATCTCGGACATCGACGCCATCCTCGTCGACGTCAAGGCCGCGATCGATGGTCTCGATGAGGTCGACCTCACCAGCCAGGACGTCGCGATCGAGATCATGCGTGGTCTCGAGAAGGACCGATGGTTCCTCGTCTCGCACATCGCGGCATAA